One region of Vitis vinifera cultivar Pinot Noir 40024 chromosome 1, ASM3070453v1 genomic DNA includes:
- the LOC100256139 gene encoding glucan endo-1,3-beta-glucosidase 3 isoform X3, whose amino-acid sequence MPNPTQVVALLKSQQIRHVRLYDADRAMLLALANTGIRVTVSVPNDQLLGIGQSNATAANWVARNVLAHIPATNITAIAVGSEVLTTLPNAAPVLVSALKFIHSALVAANLDSQIKVSTPHSSSILLDSFPPSQAFFNRSWEPVMVPLLKFLQSTSSYLMLNVYPYYDYMQSNSVIPLDYALFRPLPPNKEAVDANTLLHYTNVFDAVVDAAFFAMSYLNFTNIPLVVLESGWPSKGGSSEPDATIDNANTYNSNLIRHVLNNTGTPKHPGIAVSTYIYELYNEDLRPGSVSEKNWGLFDANGMPVYILHLTGSGTVLANDTTNQTYCVARDGADPKMLQAALDWACGPGKVDCSPLLQGQPCSEPDNVVAHATYAFDAYYHQMAMGQGTCYFNGVATITTTDPSHGSCKFPGSAGRNNTFINGTSLAPSSNSTSSGSQSQYFYSSGALMSCMIIGILVWSAVLL is encoded by the exons ATGCCAAACCCAACTCAAGTGGTGGCTCTCCTTAAGTCTCAGCAAATCCGACATGTCAGGCTCTATGATGCTGATCGTGCCATGCTTCTTGCACTTGCAAATACAGGAATCCGTGTAACTGTTTCAGTGCCCAATGACCAACTCCTTGGCATTGGCCAGTCCAATGCCACTGCAGCCAACTGGGTTGCACGGAATGTGCTAGCTCACATCCCTGCCACTAACATCACAGCCATAGCTGTTGGATCTGAAGTGCTAACTACCCTCCCAAATGCAGCACCAGTTCTAGTCTCTGCCTTAAAATTTATCCACTCTGCCCTTGTTGCTGCCAATCTTGATTCCCAAATCAAAGTCTCTACTCCACACTCTTCTTCCATCTTACTTGACTCATTCCCACCTTCCCAAGCCTTTTTTAACCGCTCCTGGGAACCGGTGATGGTTCCGTTGCTCAAATTTTTGCAGTCCACAAGTTCATATCTTATGCTCAATGTGTACCCATATTACGATTACATGCAATCAAATAGTGTGATCCCATTGGATTATGCACTCTTCCGTCCTCTCCCTCCAAACAAGGAAGCTGTGGATGCTAATACGCTCCTGCACTATACTAATGTCTTTGATGCTGTTGTTGATGCAGCGTTTTTTGCAATGTCATACCTAAACTTCACCAATATTCCCCTTGTAGTTCTTGAATCAGGCTGGCCTTCCAAGGGCGGCTCATCTGAGCCAGATGCTACTATTGACAATGCTAACACTTACAACAGTAACTTGATTAGGCATGTGCTTAACAACACAGGGACTCCCAAACACCCTGGTATTGCTGTTAGTACATACATTTACGAATTGTACAATGAGGATTTGAGACCTGGGTCGGTCTCAGAGAAGAATTGGGGACTTTTTGATGCAAATGGAATGCCAGTTTATATCCTACATTTGACGGGTTCTGGGACGGTTTTGGCAAATGACACCACAAATCAGACATATTGTGTTGCAAGGGATGGTGCTGACCCAAAGATGCTACAGGCAGCACTGGATTGGGCTTGTGGACCAGGCAAAGTGGACTGCTCCCCTCTGTTGCAGGGGCAACCATGTTCTGAACCAGACAATGTGGTTGCACATGCAACATATGCTTTTGATGCATACTATCACCAGATGGCTATGGGTCAAGGAACCTGTTACTTCAATGGGGTGGCGACCATCACTACCACTGACCCAA GTCATGGGTCATGCAAATTCCCAGGAAG TGCTGGAAGAAATAACACTTTCATAAATGGCACATCACTGGCTCCATCTTCAAATTCAACAAGTTCTGGCTCTCAATCACAATATTTCTATAGCAGTGGTGCCTTAATGAGCTGTATGATTATTGGTATTTTAGTTTGGAGTGCAGTTTTGTTGTAA
- the LOC100256139 gene encoding glucan endo-1,3-beta-glucosidase 3 isoform X1, which yields MDGLGRMRFCTHESMVPFLFLLLLVVSGTVADEDAFIGVNIGTDLSNMPNPTQVVALLKSQQIRHVRLYDADRAMLLALANTGIRVTVSVPNDQLLGIGQSNATAANWVARNVLAHIPATNITAIAVGSEVLTTLPNAAPVLVSALKFIHSALVAANLDSQIKVSTPHSSSILLDSFPPSQAFFNRSWEPVMVPLLKFLQSTSSYLMLNVYPYYDYMQSNSVIPLDYALFRPLPPNKEAVDANTLLHYTNVFDAVVDAAFFAMSYLNFTNIPLVVLESGWPSKGGSSEPDATIDNANTYNSNLIRHVLNNTGTPKHPGIAVSTYIYELYNEDLRPGSVSEKNWGLFDANGMPVYILHLTGSGTVLANDTTNQTYCVARDGADPKMLQAALDWACGPGKVDCSPLLQGQPCSEPDNVVAHATYAFDAYYHQMAMGQGTCYFNGVATITTTDPSHGSCKFPGSAGRNNTFINGTSLAPSSNSTSSGSQSQYFYSSGALMSCMIIGILVWSAVLL from the exons ATGGATGGTTTGGGAAGAATGAGGTTTTGTACCCATGAATCAAtggttccttttctttttctcctcctTTTAGTGGTATCTGGCACCGTTGCTGATGAAG ATGCCTTCATTGGTGTAAATATAGGCACAGACCTCTCTAATATGCCAAACCCAACTCAAGTGGTGGCTCTCCTTAAGTCTCAGCAAATCCGACATGTCAGGCTCTATGATGCTGATCGTGCCATGCTTCTTGCACTTGCAAATACAGGAATCCGTGTAACTGTTTCAGTGCCCAATGACCAACTCCTTGGCATTGGCCAGTCCAATGCCACTGCAGCCAACTGGGTTGCACGGAATGTGCTAGCTCACATCCCTGCCACTAACATCACAGCCATAGCTGTTGGATCTGAAGTGCTAACTACCCTCCCAAATGCAGCACCAGTTCTAGTCTCTGCCTTAAAATTTATCCACTCTGCCCTTGTTGCTGCCAATCTTGATTCCCAAATCAAAGTCTCTACTCCACACTCTTCTTCCATCTTACTTGACTCATTCCCACCTTCCCAAGCCTTTTTTAACCGCTCCTGGGAACCGGTGATGGTTCCGTTGCTCAAATTTTTGCAGTCCACAAGTTCATATCTTATGCTCAATGTGTACCCATATTACGATTACATGCAATCAAATAGTGTGATCCCATTGGATTATGCACTCTTCCGTCCTCTCCCTCCAAACAAGGAAGCTGTGGATGCTAATACGCTCCTGCACTATACTAATGTCTTTGATGCTGTTGTTGATGCAGCGTTTTTTGCAATGTCATACCTAAACTTCACCAATATTCCCCTTGTAGTTCTTGAATCAGGCTGGCCTTCCAAGGGCGGCTCATCTGAGCCAGATGCTACTATTGACAATGCTAACACTTACAACAGTAACTTGATTAGGCATGTGCTTAACAACACAGGGACTCCCAAACACCCTGGTATTGCTGTTAGTACATACATTTACGAATTGTACAATGAGGATTTGAGACCTGGGTCGGTCTCAGAGAAGAATTGGGGACTTTTTGATGCAAATGGAATGCCAGTTTATATCCTACATTTGACGGGTTCTGGGACGGTTTTGGCAAATGACACCACAAATCAGACATATTGTGTTGCAAGGGATGGTGCTGACCCAAAGATGCTACAGGCAGCACTGGATTGGGCTTGTGGACCAGGCAAAGTGGACTGCTCCCCTCTGTTGCAGGGGCAACCATGTTCTGAACCAGACAATGTGGTTGCACATGCAACATATGCTTTTGATGCATACTATCACCAGATGGCTATGGGTCAAGGAACCTGTTACTTCAATGGGGTGGCGACCATCACTACCACTGACCCAA GTCATGGGTCATGCAAATTCCCAGGAAG TGCTGGAAGAAATAACACTTTCATAAATGGCACATCACTGGCTCCATCTTCAAATTCAACAAGTTCTGGCTCTCAATCACAATATTTCTATAGCAGTGGTGCCTTAATGAGCTGTATGATTATTGGTATTTTAGTTTGGAGTGCAGTTTTGTTGTAA
- the LOC100256139 gene encoding glucan endo-1,3-beta-glucosidase 3 isoform X2, translating into MDAFIGVNIGTDLSNMPNPTQVVALLKSQQIRHVRLYDADRAMLLALANTGIRVTVSVPNDQLLGIGQSNATAANWVARNVLAHIPATNITAIAVGSEVLTTLPNAAPVLVSALKFIHSALVAANLDSQIKVSTPHSSSILLDSFPPSQAFFNRSWEPVMVPLLKFLQSTSSYLMLNVYPYYDYMQSNSVIPLDYALFRPLPPNKEAVDANTLLHYTNVFDAVVDAAFFAMSYLNFTNIPLVVLESGWPSKGGSSEPDATIDNANTYNSNLIRHVLNNTGTPKHPGIAVSTYIYELYNEDLRPGSVSEKNWGLFDANGMPVYILHLTGSGTVLANDTTNQTYCVARDGADPKMLQAALDWACGPGKVDCSPLLQGQPCSEPDNVVAHATYAFDAYYHQMAMGQGTCYFNGVATITTTDPSHGSCKFPGSAGRNNTFINGTSLAPSSNSTSSGSQSQYFYSSGALMSCMIIGILVWSAVLL; encoded by the exons ATGG ATGCCTTCATTGGTGTAAATATAGGCACAGACCTCTCTAATATGCCAAACCCAACTCAAGTGGTGGCTCTCCTTAAGTCTCAGCAAATCCGACATGTCAGGCTCTATGATGCTGATCGTGCCATGCTTCTTGCACTTGCAAATACAGGAATCCGTGTAACTGTTTCAGTGCCCAATGACCAACTCCTTGGCATTGGCCAGTCCAATGCCACTGCAGCCAACTGGGTTGCACGGAATGTGCTAGCTCACATCCCTGCCACTAACATCACAGCCATAGCTGTTGGATCTGAAGTGCTAACTACCCTCCCAAATGCAGCACCAGTTCTAGTCTCTGCCTTAAAATTTATCCACTCTGCCCTTGTTGCTGCCAATCTTGATTCCCAAATCAAAGTCTCTACTCCACACTCTTCTTCCATCTTACTTGACTCATTCCCACCTTCCCAAGCCTTTTTTAACCGCTCCTGGGAACCGGTGATGGTTCCGTTGCTCAAATTTTTGCAGTCCACAAGTTCATATCTTATGCTCAATGTGTACCCATATTACGATTACATGCAATCAAATAGTGTGATCCCATTGGATTATGCACTCTTCCGTCCTCTCCCTCCAAACAAGGAAGCTGTGGATGCTAATACGCTCCTGCACTATACTAATGTCTTTGATGCTGTTGTTGATGCAGCGTTTTTTGCAATGTCATACCTAAACTTCACCAATATTCCCCTTGTAGTTCTTGAATCAGGCTGGCCTTCCAAGGGCGGCTCATCTGAGCCAGATGCTACTATTGACAATGCTAACACTTACAACAGTAACTTGATTAGGCATGTGCTTAACAACACAGGGACTCCCAAACACCCTGGTATTGCTGTTAGTACATACATTTACGAATTGTACAATGAGGATTTGAGACCTGGGTCGGTCTCAGAGAAGAATTGGGGACTTTTTGATGCAAATGGAATGCCAGTTTATATCCTACATTTGACGGGTTCTGGGACGGTTTTGGCAAATGACACCACAAATCAGACATATTGTGTTGCAAGGGATGGTGCTGACCCAAAGATGCTACAGGCAGCACTGGATTGGGCTTGTGGACCAGGCAAAGTGGACTGCTCCCCTCTGTTGCAGGGGCAACCATGTTCTGAACCAGACAATGTGGTTGCACATGCAACATATGCTTTTGATGCATACTATCACCAGATGGCTATGGGTCAAGGAACCTGTTACTTCAATGGGGTGGCGACCATCACTACCACTGACCCAA GTCATGGGTCATGCAAATTCCCAGGAAG TGCTGGAAGAAATAACACTTTCATAAATGGCACATCACTGGCTCCATCTTCAAATTCAACAAGTTCTGGCTCTCAATCACAATATTTCTATAGCAGTGGTGCCTTAATGAGCTGTATGATTATTGGTATTTTAGTTTGGAGTGCAGTTTTGTTGTAA
- the LOC100268116 gene encoding F-box protein SKIP28, which translates to MKNSHIVENKEHEAVNGSMLRGAVLPSLGHSQKELTIQEVERGPPHEALLLVLAYLPLFELLNMSEVCRSLRDAVDKDVLQWLDIIVEKPLNMLFSDEIMIKLTSKANGRLRTLALMSCTKITDDGLQQVIEKNPLINRLYLPACTGLTPEGIMRAVKTLTEHYQALKCVRINGVYNMKKEHLETLSSYLQMNPAKMEGQMQQLCFFHDHRNISVLRVEESYRPIDLEICPRCNEVRMVFDCPRETCKKKRERAMAECRGCYFCIPRCEECGKCIEVEEPGEVVCADVLCSDCWLQLPKCNFCNRPYCSRHANLQHSTSGSTGFICCICHVNFIGDFM; encoded by the exons ATGAAGAATTCACATATTGTGGAGAACAAAGAACACGAGGCTGTTAATGGGTCTATGCTAAGGGGGGCAGTTCTGCCTTCACTTGGTCATTCGCAAAAGGAGCTTACTATCCAGGAGGTTGAGCGAGGGCCGCCCCATGAGGCTTTGCTTCTCGTCTTAGCTTACCTTCCTTTATTTGAGCTGCTCAACATGAGTGAAGTTTGCAGGTCACTGAGAGATGCAGTGGACAAAGATGTGTTGCAGTGGCTGGATATCATCGTGGAAAAGCCTTTGAACATGCTGTTTTCTGATGAGATTATGATCAAACTTACCTCGAAGGCGAATGGTAGGTTGAGAACTTTGGCTCTGATGAGCTGCACCAAGATTACAGATGATGGACTTCAACAGGTTATAGAGAAAAATCCCCTTATTAACAGG CTCTATTTGCCAGCATGCACTGGCCTAACTCCTGAGGGCATCATGAGAGCAGTGAAGACGCTAACCGAACATTATCAAGCTTTAAAGTGTGTAAGGATAAATGGTGTCTACAACATGAAGAAAGAACATCTTGAAACACTTAGCTCCTACCTTCAAATGAACCCGGCAAAGATGGAGGGGCAAATGCAGCAGCTTTGCTTCTTTCATGACCATAGAAACATCTCAGTACTCAGAGTTGAAGAAAGTTATCGCCCAATTGACCTGGAAATCTGCCCGAGGTGTAATGAAGTAAGGATGGTTTTTGATTGCCCAAGGGAAACCTGCAAGAAGAAGAGGGAAAGGGCGATGGCTGAATGCAGGGGATGCTACTTTTGCATTCCAAGGTGTGAAGAGTGTGGCAAATGCATTGAAGTTGAAGAGCCTGGGGAGGTTGTTTGTGCAGATGTCCTGTGTTCAGATTGCTGGCTTCAGCTCCCTAAATGTAATTTCTGTAACAGGCCATATTGTAGCCGACATGCCAATCTGCAGCACAGCACTTCAGGTTCGACAGGTTTTATTTGTTGCATTTGTCATGTAAATTTCATTGGAGATTTCATGTGA
- the LOC100245790 gene encoding dynein light chain 1, cytoplasmic: MEMGGAEEELERRSKFLSSLIQKKKATEQHDHLNVRVRASDMPLALQSRAFKCARDNLDAMPGKLDSKRLALALKKEFDSLYGPAWHCIVGTSFGSYVTHSLGGFLYFSIDKVYILLFKTAVEPLDH; the protein is encoded by the exons ATGGAAATGGGGGGAGCAGAGGAAGAGCTGGAGAGGAGGAGCAAGTTCCTCAGCAGTCTCATACAGAAGAAGAAAGCCACAGAGCAGCATGATCATCTCAACGTCCGCGTCAGAGCCTCCGACATGCCTCTTGCTTTGCAGAGCCGCGCCTTCAAATGTGCCCGTGACAACCTTGACGCCATGCCTGGAAAGCTCGACAGTAAACGCCTCGCTCTTGCGCTTAAGAAA GAGTTTGATTCATTATATGGTCCTGCTTGGCATTGCATTGTAGGAACTAGCTTTGGCTCATATGTCACGCATTCCCTTGGAGGTTTCCTGTATTTTTCAATTGACAAAGTCTACATCCTTCTCTTCAAGACTGCCGTCGAGCCTCTAGACCATTAA